CTCCTGCCCTGCCGTGAAGCCCTGCAAGTTGAGGGCGGCCAGTGGATCGGCGTGGCGATAGAGCGTATCGAGGTTCAACACATCCTTGATGAACGCAAGGACTTCATCCGACTCATAGATCGGCCGGATCGAGTGGTCGAGCGGAATATCGGCGTAGGCAACGGTGTCTTTCGCCGTGTTCATCAAGCGTCGCAGCGGATGTTGCGGATCGACGCTTTCGTCCTGGGGCTTGAAATAAACCGTGTGATTCTCGCGAAAACGAAACATGCGCGAGTGCAGTGCGAGGGTCTGCTGCGCCATCGCGACAACCGATGGCTCGCGGACAAAACCCGGGAAGATCGCAACGCCCTCTTCGCTCAGCAGCGACTGGCTTTGCGCAACCAGTGCCAGGTAAGCGGGACTGGTGCGATCAGTGATGGGGTAACGTTCGAAGTCGATGATATCGCCAAGGGTTGGTGCAGCAGTGGTGGGCAGGTTAGTCATTGTTATGGGTCTCCGGTGGTTCTGCTGGATTCAGATTGCATCGCCACCAAAAACAAGTCACGCTCATAATTTTACGCAATTTTGTGAATTTTTTTCAGGTCGCTCGCCATGAGACTCACCCTTGATCACCTTGTGATGTTGCAAACCCTGGCGGAAGTCGACTCGGTCACGGCCGTTGCCGAGCGTTTATGGCTGACCCCCTCGGCGGTCAGTCACCGCCTGCGCGAAGCCGAGCGGCGACTGGGTGTGGGCCTGACCGAAAGATCAGGCGGCAAGCTCCGGCTCAGCCCTGCCGGCGTGCGTCTGGAACGGGCCGCCAAGGACATCATCGCGATACTCAACGAGGCCGAGGCCGAAGCCCGGTCGATGGCCGGGGGCGTCACCGCATTTGTCCGCATGGGGGTCACTTCTTATGGCCCGTTTCGCTGGATTCCGAAATTCATCAAGCATTACTCGAGCCTTCGACCAGACATCGAAATCACCCTGGTGACCGTTCCCCGAAACGACGTCTACGCCAGCCTGATGCAAGGCCGAATCGATGTGTCCATCATCGATGACGGCATGGTGCCCAGCGGTGTCGCCAAGCTGCCGCTTTTTCGCGACGATCTGATCGCGATCATGGCCACCGACCACCCCCTGGCGGACAGGAAAAATATCTATGCGCAGGACTTCAAGACCTACAACCTGGTGACCTATTCAACCGATCGTGCCAGCGGCTGGGAATATGACCGGTTCTTCGCCCCTGCCAGCATCCTGCCGCGCCGCATGATCACCGTGGAGCTGATTGAAGCCATCGTTGAACTGGTTCGCTCAGGCTACGGCATCAGCATATTGCAACGGGACTTGGTGAGCCCCAGCCTCGAGCGCGGAGAGCTTGCGTGGGCGGTACTGAACGACGGCCTCGACATCGCCTGGAACGCCATCGTTCGTCCCTCTGAACAGCAGGACAGCGAGGTTAACAAGATGGTTATGGAGCTCGATATCTGGATCAAGAATGGTGAAAAAAGCTGATCACAGCTGTTGCTGCACGACAGTCAGCAACCGGCCAAGAACGGAAATCCAATACATTGCGTTGCATCTTCAGAGAATCCGCTTTTTGACAAAGCAGGGAACCCGACTGGAAGAAGATTTTTGCATTCGAGTGAAATGCAGCCGACAACAAGCCTGCTGCGAAAGCTTTTTGCACCTTGCGCACGATATGTCATTGGGTGCGCAAGGTAGCCTCAGCCTGGAACAAGGCAGAACCGATCCCAGATGAATTACTGCTGGGTGCCGGGCAGCAGTTCAAAGGTAGGGGTAAACGGGGTAATGGCGGCCATCAACAATTCGAAGGGTTTGTGATTGCCTGTGAAGGTGGCTTTGCCCGCCGTAACGAGTTGAGCGAAGCTGGTTTTCCTGGCCATGACGCCTTCAAGATCAGAACGATCAAGGGTGATCGTAAGGTCGGGATTTTTTGCTTGCTGCCCCTTGATATTGGTCAGTGTCGAATTGCTTAACTCAACCACAAACTGCTCACCGTTGTCGGGCGTCTTGAGGTTCAAGATGAAGTGTTGATCCGCCACTTTGTTGCCATCCAGAGCGATGCCGAGGTACTCCAGCCACAACTCGGTACTCATGGCGCGAATCATGTCAGGCCCAGTGGTTTTGGGCGGCACCCCCTTTGGCATGCCGTTGCGCAGCTCATACGCCGCCGCAAGGAAGCTGTTACGCACCCCGGCACTTTCCTTCTGATAACCGACCTGCTCATAGACGTCCGCGAGCAAGTCCTTGGCCTCGGTGTTTTGGGGTTGGGCATACACCAGCTTATTGAGGATTTCATAGGCTTCGCGGTATTTGCCCTGATCGAACAAGGATTTGCCCTTGGTCATGATCTTCTCCGAGCCCCCCATCATTTCCACGTACAGCGGTGCCGAATCCTTCGGTGACAGCGGCATCAGCGTCGCTGGGTTGGCATCCCAGTA
The Pseudomonas sp. MYb327 DNA segment above includes these coding regions:
- a CDS encoding LysR family transcriptional regulator, encoding MRLTLDHLVMLQTLAEVDSVTAVAERLWLTPSAVSHRLREAERRLGVGLTERSGGKLRLSPAGVRLERAAKDIIAILNEAEAEARSMAGGVTAFVRMGVTSYGPFRWIPKFIKHYSSLRPDIEITLVTVPRNDVYASLMQGRIDVSIIDDGMVPSGVAKLPLFRDDLIAIMATDHPLADRKNIYAQDFKTYNLVTYSTDRASGWEYDRFFAPASILPRRMITVELIEAIVELVRSGYGISILQRDLVSPSLERGELAWAVLNDGLDIAWNAIVRPSEQQDSEVNKMVMELDIWIKNGEKS